Genomic DNA from Pseudomonadota bacterium:
GGACAGCCTCACCGCGCCGGGGAAGCGCATCGTGTCGCGCATCGAGCGATTCGTCCCCGAGCACGCCGCGCTGCACCACCTGATCACGTCGGGTCCGCTGCCCGAAGCAGCCGCCCGTCTCTTGGGCGAGCCGGTCGTGCTGTTCAAGGACAAGATCAACCTCAAGCTTCCAGGTGCGGGGCCGTTCAAGGCCCATCAAGACGTGCAGGCCGGCTGGACGCGCTACGCGCAGCGCTACATCACCGCCATGGTGGCCGTGGATGCGGCCGACGAGGCCAACGGCTGCCTCGAGATCGCCAGCGGACGGCATCGGGTGGTGAGCGGCGCCCTGTTCACCCCCCTCGACGACGACCCTGACACCATCTACACCCCCGTCCCCGTGGCGCCCGGCGATGTGGTGCTCTTCGACGGCCTCACGCCGCACCGCTCGGCGGCAAACCTCTGCGGACCGCGCCGCCGCGCCCTCTTCATCACGTATAACGCGGCTTCCGAAGGCGATCACCGCGCCACCTACTATGCTGACAAGCGCGTCAGCTACCCACCCGACATCGAGCGCGACCCGCAGAGGGTCTACGTGTTTCGGGTGTGAATCTCTCCGCCATGCTGCTCGTCGCGCATGCCGCCTTCACGTTCATGATGACCGGGCTGATCTGGTTCGTGCAGGTCGTGCACTACCCGCTGCTGGCAAAGGT
This window encodes:
- a CDS encoding phytanoyl-CoA dioxygenase family protein; this encodes MSLVDAYARDGWVRCDGLLAHLPLSAWCDEVEGWTEGERPHWVYREDSLTAPGKRIVSRIERFVPEHAALHHLITSGPLPEAAARLLGEPVVLFKDKINLKLPGAGPFKAHQDVQAGWTRYAQRYITAMVAVDAADEANGCLEIASGRHRVVSGALFTPLDDDPDTIYTPVPVAPGDVVLFDGLTPHRSAANLCGPRRRALFITYNAASEGDHRATYYADKRVSYPPDIERDPQRVYVFRV